A region from the Nematostella vectensis chromosome 13, jaNemVect1.1, whole genome shotgun sequence genome encodes:
- the LOC116615386 gene encoding late histone H1, translating into MSTEAKPAKKPAKPAEHPKYTEMVAAAIGALKERGGSSRQAIEKYIKANYKVGDKVGTQLKMALKRMSEKGALVHTKGTGASGSFKLNKAVKAEKPKKAKKPAAKKPKAAKKPAAKKPAAKKAKSPKKSAPKKATKSPKKAAKKPAAKKPAAAKPKKAAAKKPAAKKAAKKPAAKKAAKKPAKK; encoded by the coding sequence ATGTCTACCGAAGCCAAACCCGCCAAGAAGCCTGCCAAGCCAGCAGAGCACCCCAAGTACACCGAGATGGTTGCAGCAGCTATCGGTGCACTGAAGGAACGCGGCGGATCTTCCCGCCAGGCCATCGAGAAATACATCAAGGCCAACTACAAGGTCGGAGACAAAGTTGGCACCCAACTGAAGATGGCTCTCAAGCGCATGAGCGAGAAAGGCGCTCTAGTCCACACCAAGGGCACTGGAGCTTCTGGCTCGTTCAAATTGAACAAGGCCGTGAAGGCTGAGAAGCCAAAGAAAGCGAAGAAGCCAGCGGCAAAGAAACCCAAGGCTGCCAAGAAACCCGCCGCCAAAAAACCTGCCGCCAAGAAAGCCAAATCCCCCAAAAAGTCGGCACCTAAGAAGGCAACCAAGTCGCCCAAAAAGGCAGCAAAAAAGCCTGCTGCTAAGAAACCAGCAGCCGCCAAGCCCAAGAAGGCCGCGGCAAAGAAGCCAGCCGCCAAGAAAGCAGCGAAGAAGCCCGCAGCAAAGAAGGCCGCCAAAAAGCCAGCCAAGAAGTAG